In the Rhodoferax fermentans genome, GTCAACCGACTGACGATACCAAACAAGGGGGTTTCGGACTGTACGGACAAGCCCAGTTCTTGCTGAAGGCTCGCCTTGCAACGCGCCTTGCCTCCCAGGTGATCCACATCGTAGGTGTCCGTCACATACGGGTCTGTCGCAGGGTTCCACACGGCATCGTCCACCGCATTCAAAATGCCTGACAAAGCCCCTGAGCGTGTGCGTAGCAGGCCATCAAATCCGCATCCCTGTTCGGGGGTTTGGATTTCACGTGCGTAGGTCGGACTGACCGTGGTGATGTGGTCCGCGTAGTACAAGCCCGCCTTCATGAAAGACACCTGGCCATAAAACTCGACGCCGTTGACCGCAAAAGCGGCATGCGGCAAGCCCAATTCGTAGAAGCAGGCCGGTGAAAACACCCCCTGGTAGGCCAGGTTGTGCACGGTAAAAACAGTGGCAACTCGCGGCGAACGATGCGGCATGAAAGCCATGTAAGCCGAGGTCAACCCCGCATGCCAGTCATGGCTATGCACCACCTGCGGTTGCCAGTGCGGATCCAGTCCATGCGCCAGTTGCGCCGCGACCCAGCCCAACAACGCAAACCGCCGGTGGTTGTCGGCGTAGGGCTGCCGCCAGGCATCCTCGTAGGGACTGCCAGGACGCTCGTAAAGATGCGGCAAGTCAATCACGTAAGCATCCAGCTCCAGTGTGCGCAGCCGACCTTGACGAACCTGCAAACGCTCCCCCCAGGGTGCCGTCAGCTCGGCCAGCACCCAGGAGTCGGTCAAATCCGCCAGGATGGCCGGAAAGCCGGGCAACACCACACGCACCTGGCAACCCACCGACTGCAAAGCGCTAGGCAAAGCCCCAGCGATGTCCGCAAGCCCTCCCGTTTTGAGCAAGGGAAAAATCTCGGCACTGACTTGCAACACATTCATTGAGGAAACTCTCTACTTAAAGCTTGGCCAACATCGCAGGTGTGATCAACACCACACCGCCTTCGGTGCGCTCAAACCGCTGCGCGTCGAGCGCCGGGTCTTCACCCACCACCAGTCCTTCGGGAATATTGCAGCCCCGGTCAATCACCACCCGGCGCAGGCGGCAATTGCGCTGGATCGTGACATCGGGCAGTACCACCGCTTCATCGATGCGGCAGAACGAGTGCACCCGTACTTCTGAAAATAGCACGGAATGTGCCACATACGAGCCCGACACGATACATCCCCCCGACACCAGCGTATTCACCGCCACCCCATTCTGCCCCAAGGTATCGGGCACAAATTTGGCCGGAGGCAACTGGCGCTGGTAGGTCCAGATGGGCCAGTCGGTATCGTAAATGTCCAGCTCAGGTACTGTCGAAGCCAAATCCAGATTGGCCGACCAGAAGGCATCGATCGTGCCCACATCGCGCCAGTAGGGCTCGGCACCCTGCACACGCGACACGCAGGACAATCCAAACGGATGCGCCAAAGCCCGCCCATCAGCCACGGCAGCAGGAATCACGTTCTTGCCGAAATCATGCTCCGACTCGGGGTTGGCCAGGTCCGCCTCGAGCAGCCGGTAAAGGTACTCAGCGTCAAACACATAGATACCCATGCTGGCCAGAGAAACATCATCATTGCCAGGCATCGGCGGCGGGTCGGCCGGTTTCTCGACAAACGCCGTGATCTGGCGTTGGTCGTCAATCGCCATCACGCCGAAAGCGCTGGCTTCGGCGCGCGGCACCTCAATACAACCCACGGTACAGCCCGCACCACGCACCACATGGTCCCGGACCATGATCGAGTAGTCCATTTTGTACACATGATCACCCGCCAGAATGACGATGTACTTCGGGTTGCTGGACTGAATGATGTCCAGATTCTGAAAGATGGCGTCGGCCGTACCACGGTACCAATGCTCTTCCCCCGCACGTTGTTGCGCGGGCAGCAAATCCACCATCTCATTGAGTTCAGCCCGCAAAAAACTCCAGCCACGCTGCATGTGACGCATCAGCGAGTGCGACTTGTACTGGGTGACCACCGCCATGCGACGGATGCCGGAATTCAGGCAGTTGGACAAGGCAAAGTCGATGATGCGGAACTTGCCACCAAAATACACGGCCGGCTTGGCGCGTGCATCTGTCAGCTGTTTGAGCCGGGATCCTCGCCCTCCGGCTAACACCAATGCCACTGTGTGACGCACCAGCTGGTGGGTTTCAGGGGCCTGTTCCATGTCGTTCAACATAAGATCAACTCACTTTCAATGGGATTGGGATGCGATGAAATCTGTCTTCAGGTGGCCACCGTGGGCCCAGCCATGCCAGTGCGACCACGCACACCGGCGACCTGTTCGGCAAGGGCGATCAGGTCCGCCAAAGCCTCCTGCACCGGATGGTCCTGCTGCGCGACCTCGGCCTCATAGTTTTCGAGGTAAATGCGCAGCGTGGCACCCTCGGTGCCGGTGCCCGACAGCCTGAAGATGACGCGCGCGCCGTCGTCAAAAATGATCCGCACGCCCTGCTTGGCGGACACGGAACCGTCCACCGGGTCGGTATAGGCAAAGTCGTCAGCAACGGTCACCGTGCGCGCCCCAAACTGCGCGCCGTTCAGCCCAGGCAAGGCAGCACGCAGATCCGCCATCAGCGCATCGGCCACCACCGTTGGTATCGCCTCGTAATCGTGTCGCGAGTAATAGTTGCGGCCATAGGTTTGCCAGTGCTCTCGCACCAGTGACTCGACCGAGCGCCCTGTTGCCCCCTGCAAACTCAGCCAGAACAGAATGGCCCACAGTCCATCTTTTTCACGCACATGGCTGGAACCTGTACCATAACTTTCCTCGCCACACAGGGTGACGCGCCCGGCATCCAGCAGGTTGCCAAAAAATTTCCAACCGGTGGGCGTCTCGAAGCAGTCAATGCCCAAGACTTTGGCAACCCGGTCCACCGCAGCCGAGGTCGGCATGGAACGAGCCACGCCCAGCAGACCAGTGCTATAGCCAGGTATCAGCTTGGCATGCGCGGTCATCAACGCGAGGCTGTCTGACGGCGTCACCACAAAGTTGCGTCCCAGCACCATGTTGCGATCCGCATCGCCGTCCATTGCCGCACCAAAATCAGGCGCATCAGCAGCCATCATGTGTGCAATCAGGTCCTCGGCATTGACCGGATTCGGGTCCGGGTGCAGGCCGCCAAAATCTTCCAGCGGAACCGCATTCACCACGGTACCCGCCGGTGCGCCCAGTTCACCTTCCAGAATGGCTTTGGCATACGGGCCACCGACCGCATTCATGGCATCCACCCGCATGGTGAAGCCTTGCTTGAACATCCCGCGCAGCATGTCAAAGTCGAACAGGCTGCGCATGACGGCGGCGTAATCCGCCACCGAATCAATGACTTCGACCTGCATCTGCTCCAGCAGGAAGCAGCCCAAGGTGTCAATGTCCAGGTCCGGCGCGTCGCTGATCAGCACGCGCTTGACGGTTTGTGTGCGGGCGTACACCGCCTCGGTCAGGGTTTCATTGGCGGGGCCGCCGTTGCTGGCGTTGTATTTGATGCCAAAGTCACCGTCCGGGCCACCGGGGTTGTGACTGGCAGACAGCACGATGCCGCCAAATGCCTGGCGCTGGCGGATCACCGCGCTCACCGCCGGGGTCGACAAAATGCCACCCTGGCCCAACAGCACCCGCTGCACCCCGTTGGCTGCAGCAAGCTTCAAAATGGTTTGGACCGCCGCGCGATTGTGGAAACGGCCGTCCCCCCCCAAGACCAGCGTCTGACCATAAAGTGCGCTGCCAAGTTGGCCGTCCGGCGCCAGGCCGTTGAGCACATCAAACAGCGCCTGGACAAAATTCTCCAGGTACATCGGCTGCATGAAAACGGGAACCTTTTTACGAAGACCAGAGGTGCCCGGGCGTTGCCCGGCAAAGACGTTGGTGGGCAAGTTTTGAATGGCCATAATGCGAGTTACCCGAAGCAGCTGTTGCAAAGAAGACTACAAAAATAGGTGCACTGAAGCGCGCTGCCAGTGGGCCATAAGGTTCACCGTAGCGCTTCGAATTTAGCACCAATCCCAGCCCGGAAACGTCAGCCAGCGCCCTTTAAAATAGATATAAACCGCTTCAAATTGACGTGGCTCAATGAAAGCCTACTTAGGCCAGTTGAGCCAGGTCAAAAGCCCGACCCAGCCCCGCGCTGCCGACCCGAGAATCTCCTGTGACTTACGCTTTTGAAACCCGCCGCCGCCGCACGTTTGCCATCATTTCCCACCCGGACGCAGGCAAAACAACGCTGACCGAAAAGCTCTTGCTGTTCTCTGGCGCGATCCAGATCGCTGGCTCGGTGAAGGCGCGCAAGGCCAGCCGCCACGCCACCAGCGATTGGATGGAAATCGAAAAACAACGCGGCATCTCGGTGGCCTCCAGCGTGATGCAGATGGTCTACCGCGACCACGTGGTCAACCTGCTCGACACCCCCGGCCACAAGGACTTCTCCGAAGACACCTACCGCGTGCTCACCGCCGTGGACTCGGCGCTGATGGTGATCGACGCGGCCAACGGGGTCGAATCCCAGACCCGCCGCCTGATTGAGGTCTGCCGCCAGCGCGACACCCCGATCATCACTTTCGTCAACAAGATGGACCGCGAAGTGCGTGACCCGTTGGACATTCTTGACGAGGTCGAGCGCGAGCTGGGTATGCCTTGTGTGCCGATGACCTGGCCGGTCGGTCAGGGCAAAACCTTTGGCGGCATCATCAACCTGCGCACCCAGATCATGACGGTGTTTGAGTCGGGGTCGGAACGTCTGCCGCACGACTTCGACGCCATGCCCCTGTCTGACCCGGCCGCGCTGGAAGCACGTTTTGGCAGCGAGTGGCTCACCGCCCTGGAGAGCATGGAGCTGGCCACCGGCGCCTCCCCCGCGTTTGACCGCGAGGCGTTTTTGGCGGGTAAACAGACGCCGGTGTTTTTTGGCTCGGGGGTCAACAACTTCGGGGTGATGGAAGTGCTCGACGCGCTGGTGGATCTGGCGCCCTCGCCCGGCCCACGCACCAGCAGCTTTGTGGTCAACAAACAGCCGGTGATCAAACAGGTGCAGCCCGAGGACGATGCCTTCAGTGGTGTGGTGTTCAAGGTGCAGGCCAATATGGACGCCAACCACCGCGACCGCATCGCTTTTGTGCGCATGGCCAGTGGCAAATACACCCCGGGCATGAAGCTCAAGGTGATGCGCACCGCCAAAGAGTTGCGCCCTACCAGTGTGGTGACCTTCATGAGCCAACGCCGCGAGGCGGTGGAAGAAGCCTACGCAGGGGACATCGTCGGTTTCACCACCCACGGCGGTGTGCAGCTGGGTGACACCATCACAGACGGCTCGGTCAACCTGCTGTTCACCGGCCTGCCGTTTTTTGCACCCGAAATGTTCAACACCGTGATCCTGAAAAACCCGTTACGCACCAAACAGCTGCAACAGGGTCTGGCCCAGCTGGGTGAAGAAGGCGCGATCCAGGTGTTTCGCCCCGAGATGGGTGGCAACATGCTGCTCGGCGCGGTCGGCCAGTTGCAGTTTGAGGTGGTGCAACACCGCCTCAAGAGTGAGTACGACGCCGATGTGCGGCTCGAGAGCAGCCAGTACACCGGTGCGCGCTGGATCACGGCTGACACACCGCAGGAGCTCAAGGACTTTGTCAACGCCTACCCGCAGCGCATGGCGCGCGACGCCGCCGACACCCTGGCCTACCTGTGCACCAGCCCCTACGACGTGCGCCTGGCGCAGGAGCGTTTCCCCAAGATCCACTTCCACCCGCTGCGTGAACACGCCGGGCTGGCGCTACAGAGCGCTGGCTGACATGCCCGACCCGATGCTGCCGCTGTCCAGTTGGCCGCTGGCGCAGCGCCGGGGCATCATCGGTGTGTTCACCGACATCGACGACACCCTGACCACACACCAGGCCATCACGCCCGATGCGCGGCATGCCTTGACAGACCTCAAAGCCGCCGGCTTGGTGGTGATCCCGATCACCGGGCGGCCGATTGGCTGGTGTGAACCCCATGCGTACGGCGATGTCGCCCGCGGCTTGCCTGCCTGGGCGGTGGACGCGATGGTGGCAGAAAACGGTGGTGTCGCCTTTGCGCCAACACTTACAAGCCAAAATGGCCTCCAGCCCTTATTAGATAAGGGACAACAGCTATCAAAAATATATTACACCGAGGCCGCCGAGCGGGTCATCAACACGCAGAAGCTACAGCAAGTGGCCCAGCGCATCCTGTCCGAGATTCCCGGCACGACGCTCTCACAAGACAGCGCCGGACGCGAGACCGACATCGCCATCGACCACGCCGAGTGTGTGACGCTGGCCCCGGACAAGGTGGCGCAGGTGGTGGCGTTGATGCAGTCCGAAGGCATGCAGGCCACCGTCAGCAGCATCCACATCAACGGCTGGTACGGCAGCCACAACAAGTGGACGGCGGCACGCTGGATGGTGGCCACCCTGTTTCATCGCAACCTTGACGATGAGCTGGATCGCTGGGTCTATGTGGGTGACTCGACCAACGACCAGCTGATGTTTCGCCACTTTCCCCACAGCGTGGGGGTGGCCAACATCCACCAGTTTGATGGCCAGTTACAACACTGGCCGCGTTACGAGACGGTGGGTGAACGCGGCGCCGGTTTTGCCGAGGTAGCCCACGCGATCTTGCAGGCACGTCTGGCCTGAGGCAGGTATGAGCGCAAATCACCCACCTCTTTCGGCACCCAGCCAGGGTTCACCGGTCGGCCTGCTGGCGGTGTTTGGCTCGACCCTGTTCCAGCTCTCGGGCATCTTCATGCTCAGCCCGCTGATGCTGCTGATGTTGAAAAACGTGCAGGTCTCCACCACCGTGGCGGGCTTGTTTGCCGCCACCACCTGGCTGGGCATTTTTGTCATGACGCCGTTTGCCTCGCAGCTGATCCAGCGCGTGGGCCGACGCCAAACCATGTGGGTGGCCTCGACCGTGCCGATCATCGCGGCGTTGGGTTTTATGCTGACCGATGTGGTGTGGGTCTGGTTTGTGCTGGAGCTGGCAGCGGGCATCACCGGTGGCCTGCGCTGGGTGCTGGCCGAGGCCTTCATTGCCGAATTTGCACCACCGCGCAAAATCGGGCGCTTTATTGGCACCTACGCCACGCTGGTGGGCCTGACCTTTGTGATTGGCCCCACCTTGCTGGCCTGGGTCGGCCCCGACAACACCCTGGCCTTGTGGCTGGTGGTGGCACTGCTGGTCATCGGGCTGGCCTGGACGGCGCTGATCCCACGCCTGCCACCCGACCATGACAGCCACAGCGCCAGCGTGGGCCTGCGCGGGTTGTGGCAGGCGGTGCTGGCCCACCCGGTGATCATGTTGGCCGGTTTTCTGGGTGGCTTTTTTGAGCTGGGCCTGGCCTCGATCCTGCCGCTGTACGGGCTGTCACTGGGCCTGAGCGCCAGCGCCGCGACCCTGCTGGTGGCCGTCAGTGGGGCGGGGGGCACCTTGATCGCCCTGCCCTCGGGTTTGCTGGCCGACCGTTT is a window encoding:
- the glgA gene encoding glycogen synthase GlgA — encoded protein: MNVLQVSAEIFPLLKTGGLADIAGALPSALQSVGCQVRVVLPGFPAILADLTDSWVLAELTAPWGERLQVRQGRLRTLELDAYVIDLPHLYERPGSPYEDAWRQPYADNHRRFALLGWVAAQLAHGLDPHWQPQVVHSHDWHAGLTSAYMAFMPHRSPRVATVFTVHNLAYQGVFSPACFYELGLPHAAFAVNGVEFYGQVSFMKAGLYYADHITTVSPTYAREIQTPEQGCGFDGLLRTRSGALSGILNAVDDAVWNPATDPYVTDTYDVDHLGGKARCKASLQQELGLSVQSETPLFGIVSRLTGQKGLHLVLGALDFVLSRGGQLVLLGTGEAHLESIFKAKAAQYPQAVSVRIGYDEAYAHRVFAATDVTLVPSQFEPCGLTQMYGLKYGSLPLVHRVGGLADTVVDCSLENLAEGRANGFVFDDFNQPALERAMARAFALYARKTEWKKVRACGMRQDLGWQSAARQYVTLYQHLYA
- the glgC gene encoding glucose-1-phosphate adenylyltransferase; protein product: MLNDMEQAPETHQLVRHTVALVLAGGRGSRLKQLTDARAKPAVYFGGKFRIIDFALSNCLNSGIRRMAVVTQYKSHSLMRHMQRGWSFLRAELNEMVDLLPAQQRAGEEHWYRGTADAIFQNLDIIQSSNPKYIVILAGDHVYKMDYSIMVRDHVVRGAGCTVGCIEVPRAEASAFGVMAIDDQRQITAFVEKPADPPPMPGNDDVSLASMGIYVFDAEYLYRLLEADLANPESEHDFGKNVIPAAVADGRALAHPFGLSCVSRVQGAEPYWRDVGTIDAFWSANLDLASTVPELDIYDTDWPIWTYQRQLPPAKFVPDTLGQNGVAVNTLVSGGCIVSGSYVAHSVLFSEVRVHSFCRIDEAVVLPDVTIQRNCRLRRVVIDRGCNIPEGLVVGEDPALDAQRFERTEGGVVLITPAMLAKL
- a CDS encoding alpha-D-glucose phosphate-specific phosphoglucomutase produces the protein MAIQNLPTNVFAGQRPGTSGLRKKVPVFMQPMYLENFVQALFDVLNGLAPDGQLGSALYGQTLVLGGDGRFHNRAAVQTILKLAAANGVQRVLLGQGGILSTPAVSAVIRQRQAFGGIVLSASHNPGGPDGDFGIKYNASNGGPANETLTEAVYARTQTVKRVLISDAPDLDIDTLGCFLLEQMQVEVIDSVADYAAVMRSLFDFDMLRGMFKQGFTMRVDAMNAVGGPYAKAILEGELGAPAGTVVNAVPLEDFGGLHPDPNPVNAEDLIAHMMAADAPDFGAAMDGDADRNMVLGRNFVVTPSDSLALMTAHAKLIPGYSTGLLGVARSMPTSAAVDRVAKVLGIDCFETPTGWKFFGNLLDAGRVTLCGEESYGTGSSHVREKDGLWAILFWLSLQGATGRSVESLVREHWQTYGRNYYSRHDYEAIPTVVADALMADLRAALPGLNGAQFGARTVTVADDFAYTDPVDGSVSAKQGVRIIFDDGARVIFRLSGTGTEGATLRIYLENYEAEVAQQDHPVQEALADLIALAEQVAGVRGRTGMAGPTVAT
- a CDS encoding peptide chain release factor 3, which translates into the protein MTYAFETRRRRTFAIISHPDAGKTTLTEKLLLFSGAIQIAGSVKARKASRHATSDWMEIEKQRGISVASSVMQMVYRDHVVNLLDTPGHKDFSEDTYRVLTAVDSALMVIDAANGVESQTRRLIEVCRQRDTPIITFVNKMDREVRDPLDILDEVERELGMPCVPMTWPVGQGKTFGGIINLRTQIMTVFESGSERLPHDFDAMPLSDPAALEARFGSEWLTALESMELATGASPAFDREAFLAGKQTPVFFGSGVNNFGVMEVLDALVDLAPSPGPRTSSFVVNKQPVIKQVQPEDDAFSGVVFKVQANMDANHRDRIAFVRMASGKYTPGMKLKVMRTAKELRPTSVVTFMSQRREAVEEAYAGDIVGFTTHGGVQLGDTITDGSVNLLFTGLPFFAPEMFNTVILKNPLRTKQLQQGLAQLGEEGAIQVFRPEMGGNMLLGAVGQLQFEVVQHRLKSEYDADVRLESSQYTGARWITADTPQELKDFVNAYPQRMARDAADTLAYLCTSPYDVRLAQERFPKIHFHPLREHAGLALQSAG
- a CDS encoding HAD-IIB family hydrolase gives rise to the protein MLPLSSWPLAQRRGIIGVFTDIDDTLTTHQAITPDARHALTDLKAAGLVVIPITGRPIGWCEPHAYGDVARGLPAWAVDAMVAENGGVAFAPTLTSQNGLQPLLDKGQQLSKIYYTEAAERVINTQKLQQVAQRILSEIPGTTLSQDSAGRETDIAIDHAECVTLAPDKVAQVVALMQSEGMQATVSSIHINGWYGSHNKWTAARWMVATLFHRNLDDELDRWVYVGDSTNDQLMFRHFPHSVGVANIHQFDGQLQHWPRYETVGERGAGFAEVAHAILQARLA
- a CDS encoding MFS transporter; protein product: MSANHPPLSAPSQGSPVGLLAVFGSTLFQLSGIFMLSPLMLLMLKNVQVSTTVAGLFAATTWLGIFVMTPFASQLIQRVGRRQTMWVASTVPIIAALGFMLTDVVWVWFVLELAAGITGGLRWVLAEAFIAEFAPPRKIGRFIGTYATLVGLTFVIGPTLLAWVGPDNTLALWLVVALLVIGLAWTALIPRLPPDHDSHSASVGLRGLWQAVLAHPVIMLAGFLGGFFELGLASILPLYGLSLGLSASAATLLVAVSGAGGTLIALPSGLLADRFANPAQGRRTLMAVCAAMILLSTLLLPWVSGAQVLVWPMVAVWGAAGGALYTLAMVDIGAREKGLTLVNSTAVLVLTYTLGGLMASALSGALIEWSPALGFPLLLSLLALAACWALVRHARRF